Proteins encoded together in one uncultured Sphaerochaeta sp. window:
- a CDS encoding iron ABC transporter permease has product MFTKKRILQFCAAALIFLLADFWMYSTLSSDFRSYEAERNFNEIELFAQTVPDERTPQDFARWVPTVKDIIPGARALYLTFDEQSFNFIPESGSETVNALFQAYSSTPEFQKAMESVYYLEPMKLGSTYQADYGLDPGTISADIIKSQVYFVPVVDETGYQVSGAAMILVPSSTATGYSNLLKTLFIAAAVVFLGILLVLTFTRDPLTGFMVLGLFGIVMVFIAYPLIEAIRLSFMKDGVFSLQTWKESLSPTYMVALWGSLRLGVLTATISTLVGFMFAFLIERTSFKKKKLMTTMATMPVISPPFSLSLSIILLFGNNGLISKQLLHLNTSIYGLGGLTIVQVIGMFPIAFMTISGVLRQIDSTVEDASLDLSATRWQTFKEITLPLSVPGILSAWLLVFTNSLADFANPLLLSGDYRVLSTEAYMLVTGRSNLGAGSALSFILLMPTLTAFLVQRNWVAKKSYVTVTGKPSTTLTELTNKPVRVALETFSWIFLGFIASLYLTIVAGCFVVNWGIDYSFTLANWGEAVSRGWTSIRDTVTLAAIATPTAGLLAMLAAMLIVRKKFPGKRFLEMLIMTPYAIPGTLIGISYILAFNRQPLLLVGTGAIIVINYVIRELPVGLENGITALHQIDPAIEESAADLGADVPTVFKTIVLPLIRPAFLSSMSYTFVRSMTAVSAIIFLISARWNHLTVLIFNFSENLRFGLASVLSTILIVIVLSVWGLMQVVVRDDKLTQKTISTR; this is encoded by the coding sequence ATGTTTACAAAAAAACGCATCCTTCAGTTCTGCGCTGCAGCGCTGATATTCCTGCTGGCTGATTTCTGGATGTACAGCACACTCTCTTCTGATTTTAGATCATATGAAGCAGAGCGTAATTTCAATGAAATTGAGCTGTTCGCGCAAACAGTTCCCGACGAGAGGACCCCACAGGATTTTGCCCGTTGGGTTCCAACGGTTAAAGACATCATCCCAGGGGCGAGAGCGCTCTATCTTACCTTTGATGAACAGAGCTTCAACTTTATTCCTGAAAGTGGATCTGAGACGGTAAATGCTTTATTCCAAGCGTATAGCAGCACTCCTGAATTCCAAAAGGCCATGGAGAGTGTCTACTATCTGGAGCCAATGAAGCTTGGATCAACGTATCAAGCTGATTATGGCCTGGACCCTGGTACGATTAGCGCAGATATCATCAAAAGCCAGGTATATTTTGTACCCGTTGTTGATGAGACGGGGTATCAGGTATCCGGAGCTGCAATGATTCTTGTCCCTTCCAGTACTGCCACTGGATACAGCAACTTGCTCAAGACCCTGTTCATTGCCGCGGCAGTGGTGTTCTTGGGTATCCTCCTTGTACTTACCTTTACCCGCGATCCATTGACGGGATTCATGGTACTGGGATTATTTGGCATTGTCATGGTCTTTATCGCTTACCCCTTGATAGAGGCCATCAGGCTCTCCTTCATGAAAGATGGGGTATTCAGCCTACAGACATGGAAAGAGAGCCTCTCCCCTACCTATATGGTGGCACTGTGGGGCTCTCTGAGACTGGGTGTACTTACAGCTACCATTTCCACGCTGGTCGGATTCATGTTCGCTTTCCTGATTGAACGGACAAGTTTCAAGAAAAAGAAATTGATGACCACCATGGCAACCATGCCGGTCATATCTCCCCCGTTCAGTCTCTCCCTCTCCATCATTCTATTGTTTGGTAACAATGGACTGATCAGTAAACAATTGCTTCACCTGAATACTTCCATTTATGGCTTGGGTGGCCTGACCATCGTACAGGTAATTGGAATGTTCCCTATCGCATTCATGACGATCAGTGGGGTATTGAGGCAGATTGATTCCACGGTTGAGGATGCCTCCCTCGACTTGAGTGCTACCAGATGGCAGACATTCAAGGAGATAACCCTCCCACTCTCTGTTCCTGGCATTCTATCGGCTTGGTTGTTGGTTTTCACCAATTCGCTGGCTGATTTTGCAAACCCATTATTGCTGAGCGGTGACTACCGGGTACTCTCTACGGAAGCCTATATGTTGGTAACCGGTCGTAGTAACCTGGGAGCTGGTTCAGCGCTTTCCTTCATCCTCTTGATGCCAACCCTCACAGCCTTCTTGGTACAGCGCAACTGGGTTGCAAAAAAGAGTTATGTAACGGTGACAGGAAAGCCCTCCACCACGCTTACCGAACTCACCAACAAACCGGTCAGGGTTGCCTTGGAGACCTTCTCATGGATTTTCCTTGGCTTCATTGCCTCTCTCTATCTGACCATCGTGGCAGGTTGTTTCGTGGTCAACTGGGGTATCGACTACTCCTTCACCCTGGCTAACTGGGGGGAAGCAGTCTCTCGTGGATGGACCTCCATTCGTGATACGGTAACTCTGGCAGCCATCGCAACACCGACAGCAGGGCTATTGGCCATGCTTGCCGCAATGTTGATAGTGAGAAAGAAATTCCCAGGAAAACGATTTCTTGAGATGTTGATCATGACTCCCTATGCCATTCCTGGTACCTTGATCGGTATCAGTTACATCCTGGCATTCAACCGGCAACCACTCTTGCTGGTAGGAACTGGAGCGATCATTGTCATAAACTACGTAATTAGAGAACTACCGGTAGGACTGGAGAATGGCATTACTGCCCTGCACCAGATTGATCCTGCCATCGAGGAGAGCGCAGCTGACCTGGGTGCTGATGTACCTACAGTCTTCAAGACGATCGTCCTTCCCTTGATTCGTCCGGCATTCTTGTCCAGCATGTCCTACACCTTTGTACGGTCCATGACTGCTGTCAGTGCCATCATCTTCTTGATTTCGGCTCGCTGGAATCACCTGACCGTTCTGATCTTCAACTTCTCGGAGAATCTTCGTTTCGGTCTCGCCAGCGTCTTGTCAACCATCCTCATCGTCATCGTCCTCTCTGTCTGGGGTCTGATGCAGGTTGTGGTTCGTGATGACAAGCTCACCCAGAAAACTATTTCAACCCGCTAA
- a CDS encoding ABC transporter substrate-binding protein, with product MKKTIALVLALVMLVPALFAQGGQEAAPAPAASETAAPVAAAASGSVNAYTTLEEPLAAKLFQLFEQETGIKVNFVRLSGGETVARLEAEASNPQASIWVGGVGLDHITAKSKGLTTPYVSRYTSKTPEQFRDPDNFYIGLYVGPLTFVTNLDRAAELGIDPPKSWADLLKPEYKGYVRMANPNSSGTAYNTLTTALDVFGTEDKMIEYMKELDKNIDQYTKSGSAPGKSVATGEIPVAIGYAHDQVKLKAAGSPIVITAPSEGTGYELASMSLVKGGPDTVNAKKLYDWVLSSPVAQETFTEWYVVLVAEGAAKHPDALSINEIKTVNQDMAWDGDKVNKTRLLDRWTNEIGNKR from the coding sequence ATGAAAAAAACTATTGCTTTGGTTTTGGCTCTCGTAATGCTCGTACCTGCACTGTTCGCTCAGGGTGGCCAAGAGGCTGCTCCTGCACCTGCTGCAAGTGAGACTGCTGCTCCTGTGGCGGCTGCTGCTTCAGGAAGCGTCAATGCCTATACGACGCTTGAGGAACCTCTTGCTGCAAAACTGTTCCAGCTGTTTGAACAAGAGACTGGTATTAAGGTTAACTTTGTTCGTCTCAGTGGTGGAGAGACGGTAGCCCGACTTGAGGCCGAGGCATCCAATCCCCAGGCATCCATCTGGGTTGGTGGCGTTGGTCTTGACCACATCACGGCAAAGAGCAAAGGCTTGACTACTCCATATGTAAGCCGCTACACGTCCAAGACCCCTGAGCAGTTCCGTGATCCGGATAACTTCTACATCGGTCTCTACGTAGGTCCTCTCACCTTTGTGACCAACCTTGACCGTGCAGCAGAGCTTGGAATCGATCCCCCAAAGAGCTGGGCCGATCTCCTCAAGCCTGAGTACAAAGGCTATGTCCGCATGGCAAATCCCAACTCCTCCGGTACTGCATACAACACCTTGACCACAGCACTCGATGTTTTCGGAACCGAGGACAAGATGATTGAGTACATGAAGGAACTGGACAAGAATATCGACCAGTACACCAAGAGCGGAAGTGCTCCTGGAAAGAGTGTTGCTACCGGCGAGATTCCTGTTGCTATCGGATACGCACATGACCAGGTCAAGCTCAAGGCAGCTGGTTCCCCAATCGTAATCACCGCTCCTTCTGAAGGAACCGGATACGAACTGGCCAGTATGTCCTTGGTAAAGGGTGGCCCGGATACAGTCAATGCAAAGAAACTGTATGACTGGGTTCTTTCCAGTCCTGTTGCCCAAGAGACCTTCACCGAATGGTATGTGGTACTGGTAGCTGAAGGTGCCGCCAAGCATCCTGATGCTCTGTCCATCAACGAGATCAAGACAGTCAACCAGGATATGGCTTGGGACGGAGACAAGGTCAACAAGACCCGTCTGCTTGACCGCTGGACCAATGAGATCGGAAACAAGAGATAA
- a CDS encoding GNAT family N-acetyltransferase: MNILQCNTLTSEQKQHIEELYAHCCLQEPLTQELFLVSDMNVEPEKPCFFLGYEAAQLVSVLTAFFPTKEEVEFTGFTHPEKRERGYMTALIAAALPLFSHAAYTQALFIREKGSHSGEEYLTKRYPTIARTEYVLELKSSAWKTRQTTGVLTEVTPQTQEIAGKILSEIFEQDEQTSKQHLNFLLSRPDGQVYLYYVEGVPVGTVNVHHLDKEVAMIHAVGIHKPFRRMGHGERMMVSLLNKLTQDTPVVRLEVDSDNPPALALYQKLGFCTLNRVDYHAMIF, encoded by the coding sequence ATGAATATCCTGCAATGCAACACGCTTACGAGCGAACAAAAACAACACATTGAAGAGCTGTATGCACACTGCTGCCTACAGGAGCCACTTACGCAAGAGCTGTTTCTTGTGAGTGACATGAACGTAGAGCCAGAGAAGCCGTGCTTCTTCCTTGGGTATGAGGCAGCACAGCTGGTCAGTGTCCTGACAGCATTTTTCCCAACCAAAGAAGAAGTTGAGTTCACAGGCTTCACCCATCCAGAAAAAAGAGAACGGGGCTATATGACGGCTCTTATTGCTGCAGCACTCCCCCTCTTCTCACACGCTGCGTATACCCAAGCATTGTTCATCAGGGAGAAGGGTTCGCATAGTGGAGAGGAGTACCTCACCAAGCGCTATCCGACCATCGCACGAACAGAATATGTACTGGAGCTGAAAAGCAGCGCTTGGAAAACCAGGCAAACCACCGGTGTGCTTACTGAAGTTACCCCGCAAACACAAGAGATTGCAGGGAAAATCCTGAGTGAAATTTTTGAGCAGGATGAGCAGACCAGCAAACAACACCTAAACTTCCTTCTCTCCCGCCCCGATGGACAGGTATACCTCTACTATGTTGAAGGAGTGCCTGTAGGTACAGTGAATGTGCACCACCTAGATAAGGAGGTGGCAATGATCCATGCAGTAGGAATCCATAAGCCATTCAGAAGAATGGGTCATGGGGAGCGAATGATGGTATCTCTCCTCAATAAGCTCACACAGGATACACCTGTGGTAAGACTGGAAGTTGATAGTGACAACCCCCCAGCCCTTGCCTTGTATCAGAAACTCGGCTTTTGTACGCTGAACCGAGTTGATTACCATGCAATGATTTTTTGA
- a CDS encoding bifunctional 4-hydroxy-2-oxoglutarate aldolase/2-dehydro-3-deoxy-phosphogluconate aldolase, translating to MHEALFEQIHTIGLVPVVKIDDASKAEGLAGALIAGGLPCAEVTFRTQAAEEAIKRITKAYPEMLVGAGTVTNLEYAKKAVAAGAKFLVSPGFNPTVVDWALENNVPIVPGVCTPSDIEAGISRGLTTLKFFPAEVSGGVDMLKNFAGPFPDLLFMPTGGISTKNLASYARQPNVLAVGGSWMVKADLIEAEDWQAIEDLSREAVRTLQGLEFAHMGINNQDAAEAEKTIKGLEALGMVKKSGSSSTFLDTTIEVLPKQYLGKMGHIGFRCFSIERTLSYLSQFGFSVNEETSAHDAKGKIKVCYLEQELSGFAVHLIKA from the coding sequence ATGCATGAAGCACTGTTTGAACAAATCCATACGATCGGTCTGGTACCGGTGGTGAAGATCGATGATGCCAGCAAGGCCGAGGGCCTTGCAGGAGCCCTGATCGCAGGCGGCCTGCCCTGTGCAGAGGTCACCTTCCGCACCCAAGCGGCAGAGGAGGCGATCAAGCGCATCACAAAGGCCTACCCCGAGATGCTCGTGGGAGCAGGTACGGTGACCAACCTCGAGTATGCAAAGAAGGCAGTGGCAGCCGGGGCCAAGTTCCTCGTCTCCCCGGGCTTCAACCCCACCGTCGTGGACTGGGCACTGGAGAACAACGTCCCCATCGTCCCGGGTGTCTGCACACCCAGCGACATCGAGGCTGGCATCAGCCGTGGGCTTACCACCCTCAAGTTCTTCCCCGCCGAGGTGAGCGGGGGCGTGGACATGCTCAAGAACTTTGCAGGGCCCTTCCCCGACCTCCTCTTCATGCCCACCGGCGGCATCAGCACCAAGAACCTTGCCAGCTATGCCCGGCAGCCCAACGTCCTGGCAGTAGGCGGATCGTGGATGGTCAAGGCCGACCTCATCGAGGCGGAGGACTGGCAGGCGATAGAGGACCTGAGCAGGGAGGCGGTGCGTACCCTCCAGGGACTGGAGTTCGCACACATGGGCATCAACAACCAGGATGCAGCAGAGGCCGAGAAGACCATCAAGGGACTGGAGGCACTGGGCATGGTGAAAAAGAGTGGCAGCAGTTCCACCTTCCTGGACACCACCATCGAGGTGTTGCCCAAGCAGTACCTGGGGAAGATGGGCCACATCGGATTCAGGTGCTTCTCCATCGAGCGCACCCTCTCCTACCTCTCCCAGTTCGGCTTCTCCGTGAACGAGGAGACCAGCGCACACGATGCAAAGGGCAAGATCAAGGTATGTTACCTTGAGCAGGAGCTCAGCGGATTCGCCGTTCACCTGATCAAGGCATAA
- a CDS encoding sugar kinase, whose product MGNTFVTFGEIMLRLKSPGHERFFQSPALEATFGGGEANVAVSLSLLGKESRFVTALPANAIGEAAVREVRKYGVDTSGITMTKNGRVGIYFLETGANQRPSSVVYDRAESSIALSKPSDFDFKSVLADAQWFHITGITPAISQDAADSSLAAMKAAKEAGATVSIDLNYRKKLWNYGKKAPEVMRELVKFADVIIANEEDIQKCLGIEAKVDVTSGELDTDVYKDLTEEVKRQFPNVSVVAVTLRESKSADHNGWSAALSGKSGFYLSKHYEITDIIDRVGGGDSFSAGLVFALSEYGDDEQYAINFAVAASALKHSIDGDFNLSTKAEVEALCKGDGSGRVQR is encoded by the coding sequence ATGGGAAATACATTTGTAACATTTGGCGAGATCATGTTGAGACTCAAGTCCCCAGGGCATGAGCGGTTCTTCCAATCACCTGCTTTGGAAGCCACCTTTGGTGGAGGAGAGGCCAATGTTGCCGTCTCTCTCTCATTGCTTGGAAAGGAATCACGGTTTGTGACCGCACTTCCTGCCAATGCCATTGGAGAGGCTGCAGTACGTGAGGTTCGTAAGTATGGTGTTGATACCTCAGGAATTACCATGACCAAGAATGGCCGTGTCGGTATCTACTTCCTGGAAACTGGAGCAAACCAGAGACCCAGTAGCGTTGTATATGATCGTGCAGAGAGTTCCATTGCGCTTAGTAAACCTTCTGATTTTGATTTCAAATCAGTACTTGCTGATGCACAATGGTTCCATATTACCGGCATCACACCAGCTATCAGCCAGGATGCAGCAGACAGTAGTCTTGCAGCAATGAAGGCCGCCAAGGAAGCTGGAGCCACCGTATCCATCGATTTGAACTATCGCAAGAAACTCTGGAACTATGGGAAGAAAGCACCTGAGGTAATGAGGGAATTGGTCAAGTTTGCTGATGTAATCATCGCGAATGAGGAAGATATCCAGAAGTGTCTGGGTATTGAGGCCAAGGTTGATGTTACCAGTGGTGAGTTGGACACAGATGTCTACAAGGATCTTACCGAAGAGGTGAAGCGCCAGTTCCCCAATGTTTCGGTGGTTGCCGTTACCCTTAGGGAGAGCAAGAGTGCCGACCACAATGGGTGGAGTGCAGCACTCAGCGGCAAGAGTGGTTTCTACCTCTCCAAGCACTATGAGATCACGGATATCATTGACCGTGTTGGTGGTGGAGACTCCTTCTCTGCTGGCCTGGTCTTCGCACTCAGTGAGTATGGGGATGATGAACAGTATGCCATCAACTTTGCAGTGGCAGCATCAGCCTTAAAGCACTCTATCGATGGAGACTTCAATCTCAGCACCAAGGCAGAGGTTGAGGCACTGTGCAAGGGAGATGGAAGCGGTCGCGTTCAGCGATAA
- a CDS encoding DUF2202 domain-containing protein, with the protein MRKTMILSVIFVVAMGATLSAQPISEQQAELSQTEEMVETTGSEGLLYMAEEEKLARDVYLALYDMWGSRVFLNIANAEQQHMDAVSAVLKDKEIANPASTSEIGVFHNTEIAELYESLVAQGSTSIEEAFLVGAIIEDLDIYDLQRSIEASEDEVEIWVYNNLLRGSESHMRAFVRQLDRYGLDYTARYISDAELSRILSRR; encoded by the coding sequence ATGCGTAAAACAATGATACTTTCCGTAATCTTCGTAGTGGCAATGGGTGCTACCCTCTCTGCACAACCCATCAGCGAACAGCAGGCTGAACTTTCCCAGACTGAGGAAATGGTAGAAACTACCGGGTCTGAAGGATTGCTCTATATGGCAGAAGAAGAGAAGCTTGCCAGGGATGTCTACCTTGCACTCTATGATATGTGGGGGAGTCGTGTATTTCTCAACATTGCAAATGCAGAGCAACAGCACATGGATGCGGTTTCTGCAGTCTTAAAAGACAAGGAGATAGCCAATCCTGCCAGTACCTCAGAGATCGGGGTCTTCCACAACACCGAAATTGCCGAACTCTATGAGAGTCTGGTTGCGCAAGGCAGTACATCCATCGAAGAAGCTTTCCTGGTTGGAGCCATCATAGAGGATCTTGATATCTATGACTTGCAACGCTCCATAGAGGCAAGTGAGGATGAAGTGGAAATCTGGGTATACAACAATCTACTCAGAGGTTCAGAGAGCCATATGCGTGCATTCGTAAGGCAGCTGGATAGATATGGTCTGGATTATACTGCCCGCTATATCAGCGACGCTGAACTTTCCAGAATCCTTTCACGACGCTGA
- a CDS encoding cupin domain-containing protein has translation MFVSHRDEIEKKHIADKVIKQVLIGPEQGWEDYVMRMFTLEKEGKAPHHSHPWQHVIFAVEGKGNLFMDGKDYPLESGSVAYVPDGIDHQISNAGEEQFVFICIVPKRGDA, from the coding sequence ATGTTTGTATCACATCGCGATGAGATTGAAAAAAAGCATATAGCAGATAAAGTCATCAAGCAGGTCCTCATTGGCCCTGAACAAGGGTGGGAAGACTATGTAATGCGCATGTTCACCTTGGAGAAGGAAGGAAAGGCTCCTCACCACTCCCATCCCTGGCAACATGTCATTTTTGCAGTGGAAGGGAAAGGGAATCTCTTCATGGATGGAAAGGACTATCCACTGGAAAGTGGATCGGTTGCCTATGTGCCGGATGGAATCGACCATCAGATTTCCAATGCAGGAGAGGAGCAATTCGTGTTCATCTGTATCGTCCCCAAGCGAGGAGACGCCTGA
- a CDS encoding Gfo/Idh/MocA family oxidoreductase yields the protein MQQIRWGIIGCGNVTEVKSGPGFQKAEGASLVAVMRRNAEKAADYAGRHGVDTWYDDALKLIEDPQVDAIYIATHPDSHHYYTLLAASKGKPVYCEKPLGVSYAQSKEMVEYCKQHSIPFFSAYYRRALPKYLMIKEMIDSGKLGEIRAVHVELLQSIKPEDTVDKGRWRVQPEKSGGGLLLDVGSHSLDLIDFYFGPIVEATGEGRNQSKTYEADDIVHGSFRTESGVCGTGLWCFNTCKNEDTTTIFGSKGILSYSVLDIGKPITLETEKGTEVLAVPEPPEHVAQPLIQTVTDELLGKGHCLSTGESGMRTDWVMERLQGK from the coding sequence ATGCAACAAATTAGATGGGGTATTATCGGATGCGGCAATGTAACTGAAGTGAAAAGCGGCCCTGGATTCCAGAAAGCAGAGGGGGCTTCCCTTGTTGCTGTCATGAGGCGAAATGCGGAGAAGGCAGCAGATTATGCTGGGCGCCATGGAGTGGATACCTGGTATGATGACGCACTCAAACTCATTGAAGATCCACAGGTGGATGCAATCTACATTGCAACCCATCCAGACTCCCACCACTACTATACGCTCCTCGCAGCATCAAAGGGAAAACCAGTCTACTGTGAAAAACCCCTTGGAGTTTCCTATGCACAAAGCAAGGAGATGGTAGAGTACTGCAAGCAACACTCCATTCCCTTTTTCAGTGCTTACTATCGCAGGGCTCTTCCAAAATACCTTATGATAAAAGAGATGATTGACAGTGGAAAACTTGGAGAGATCAGGGCAGTCCATGTGGAGTTGCTGCAATCCATCAAACCAGAAGATACCGTGGACAAGGGGAGATGGAGAGTACAACCAGAGAAGAGCGGAGGCGGATTGTTGCTCGATGTTGGCTCACACTCCCTTGATTTGATCGACTTCTATTTTGGCCCCATTGTCGAGGCAACAGGGGAAGGTCGAAACCAGAGCAAGACGTATGAAGCAGATGATATTGTCCATGGATCTTTCAGGACAGAGAGTGGTGTCTGTGGTACGGGACTTTGGTGTTTCAATACCTGCAAGAATGAGGATACCACCACCATTTTCGGTAGCAAGGGCATCCTCTCCTACTCTGTACTGGATATCGGAAAACCGATAACCCTTGAAACAGAAAAAGGAACCGAGGTATTGGCTGTTCCTGAACCTCCAGAACATGTAGCACAGCCCCTCATCCAAACAGTTACCGATGAATTGTTGGGAAAAGGTCACTGTCTCAGTACAGGAGAGAGTGGTATGCGTACTGACTGGGTAATGGAACGATTACAAGGAAAATAG
- a CDS encoding IclR family transcriptional regulator: MQKLISRVDTMGKKTNPAGEKQQTSGVIRTIVILETLSKHQSINLEQLSKETSLPKATLLRFLSTLVNLGYVYRDNTDLYSLTLKMFSVGSRGLEHIDLIHVANPVAQKLCDELGETVHMGVLEEDKAVYVLKKESSFTIRMYSRVGKAIPLYCTAIGKVLLSDMTQDSLEGYLESVKMKPFTPNTITDVGVLKQELQLIRDRGWASDNEEHEMGTLCIGSPIKDYTGKVVAAMSVSWPLFRFNPEEQELITKSILAACTNLSHLLGWEESK; the protein is encoded by the coding sequence ATGCAAAAGCTTATTTCGAGGGTTGATACCATGGGAAAGAAAACCAATCCGGCAGGAGAGAAACAACAAACCAGCGGAGTGATCCGAACCATTGTCATCTTGGAGACATTGTCCAAACATCAGAGCATCAATCTGGAACAACTCTCCAAGGAGACAAGTTTGCCAAAAGCAACCCTGCTTAGGTTTCTTTCCACCTTGGTCAACCTTGGTTATGTCTATCGGGATAACACAGACCTCTATAGCCTAACACTGAAGATGTTCTCCGTGGGATCCCGTGGACTTGAGCATATCGATCTGATTCATGTGGCCAATCCTGTCGCCCAAAAGCTCTGTGATGAACTGGGCGAGACGGTGCATATGGGAGTACTGGAGGAGGACAAGGCTGTCTATGTTCTGAAGAAGGAGTCCTCCTTCACCATCAGAATGTACTCACGGGTGGGAAAAGCAATCCCCTTGTACTGTACAGCTATCGGGAAGGTTCTGCTCAGTGATATGACGCAAGATTCGTTGGAGGGATATCTCGAATCGGTTAAAATGAAACCATTCACTCCAAATACCATTACCGATGTTGGAGTATTGAAACAGGAGTTGCAGCTAATCCGCGATCGAGGCTGGGCAAGCGACAATGAAGAGCATGAAATGGGCACGCTCTGCATTGGATCCCCAATCAAGGACTACACTGGAAAGGTCGTTGCTGCGATGAGTGTCTCCTGGCCTCTTTTCCGTTTCAATCCGGAAGAGCAGGAACTCATCACCAAGTCCATATTGGCTGCATGTACAAACCTCTCTCACCTTCTTGGCTGGGAAGAGTCCAAGTAA
- the uxaC gene encoding glucuronate isomerase — MKQFMDEHFLLQTKTAQKLYHEYAKDQKIYDYHCHLNPKEIAENKKFSTITDAWLGGDHYKWRAMRANGVPEELVTGKDADPYEKFLAWAGTMENALGNPLYHWTHLELQRYFGIHEVLNTKNAKEIYEEANRQFKENENLSVTGIMKQFKVYAVGTTDDPADDLAYHKQIASQKEVPATVIPSYRPDKALNIEKETFCAYMESLETVSGKSITLVSDVIEILINRLDFFVSMGCKASDHALVTAPAVFKSEREVNEIFAKKMNGKCLNHEEVEVYKTFVLTHLAKAYAKRDIAMQLHFAAIRDNNGLMYKKLGPDTGYDASHDKDLAEGLSAFLNNLSATGEVPKTILYTLNPKDYYTLSTLMGCYQDGIPGKMQLGSAWWFADHKDGMEEQMKILGNVGLLPRFIGMLTDSRSFLSYSRHEYFRRILCNILGTWAEEGEVPYDMEMLGKVVENISFGNAKAYFEG, encoded by the coding sequence ATGAAACAATTCATGGACGAACACTTTCTATTACAAACAAAAACAGCCCAGAAGCTGTATCATGAGTATGCAAAAGACCAGAAAATCTATGATTATCACTGCCACCTCAACCCGAAGGAAATAGCTGAGAACAAGAAGTTCTCGACCATTACCGATGCTTGGCTCGGAGGAGACCACTATAAGTGGCGTGCAATGCGTGCCAATGGGGTCCCTGAGGAACTGGTTACCGGGAAGGATGCAGACCCGTATGAAAAGTTCCTGGCATGGGCCGGTACCATGGAAAATGCCTTGGGCAACCCTCTCTACCACTGGACACATCTTGAGCTACAGCGGTATTTCGGCATCCATGAGGTGCTCAACACAAAGAACGCAAAGGAAATCTATGAAGAGGCAAACCGACAGTTCAAGGAAAACGAGAACCTCTCAGTAACAGGTATCATGAAACAGTTCAAGGTCTACGCGGTAGGAACCACCGATGACCCTGCTGATGATTTGGCATACCATAAGCAAATTGCCTCCCAGAAAGAAGTACCGGCCACAGTAATACCTTCCTACCGTCCTGACAAAGCACTGAATATTGAGAAAGAGACATTCTGCGCCTATATGGAATCCTTGGAAACTGTTTCAGGGAAGTCCATCACCTTGGTCAGCGATGTCATTGAAATATTGATCAACCGACTGGATTTCTTCGTGAGTATGGGGTGCAAGGCAAGCGACCATGCGCTGGTGACCGCTCCAGCTGTTTTCAAGAGCGAGCGGGAAGTGAATGAAATCTTCGCGAAGAAGATGAATGGCAAGTGTCTGAACCATGAAGAGGTGGAGGTCTACAAGACGTTTGTTCTTACCCATCTTGCAAAGGCGTATGCAAAGCGTGACATTGCCATGCAGTTGCATTTTGCTGCCATCAGGGACAACAATGGCTTGATGTACAAGAAACTCGGACCTGATACTGGCTATGATGCTTCCCACGACAAGGATCTTGCTGAAGGACTGTCCGCTTTCCTGAACAATCTCTCTGCCACCGGCGAGGTACCCAAGACGATTCTCTATACACTCAACCCAAAGGATTACTACACCTTATCTACCTTGATGGGCTGCTACCAGGATGGGATTCCAGGAAAAATGCAGCTTGGTTCTGCCTGGTGGTTTGCTGACCACAAGGATGGTATGGAAGAACAGATGAAGATTCTGGGCAACGTTGGCCTGCTCCCCCGTTTCATCGGGATGCTTACCGACAGCCGGTCCTTCCTCTCCTACTCGAGACATGAGTATTTCAGACGTATCCTCTGTAATATTCTGGGTACCTGGGCAGAAGAGGGAGAAGTTCCATACGACATGGAGATGCTGGGCAAGGTGGTTGAGAACATCTCCTTTGGTAATGCAAAAGCTTATTTCGAGGGTTGA